The following are encoded together in the Corticium candelabrum chromosome 1, ooCorCand1.1, whole genome shotgun sequence genome:
- the LOC134196393 gene encoding uncharacterized protein LOC134196393 encodes MAKRDYFDVLIVCPRESELQAALEVFQPDPKRSSTFEGAYSDLPYNIRLCRGWNGLPLSIAMVAQVECGGIETMKLVADLAKDFAVGLIAMTGTCSGEEDRNRGIKYGTVVVAKRTATECEGSKKADGTVQSHPRNIKLSKTLLPSLNELVQTRENRKWLSYVPAELYRPSPRYVKDLLLECVINKQPIAKKMLLTNVVDKLPTLTKVNINETLENMQKQQEPLVYAERRTREYKSTTAGELYPHDQVEFPCEDNTITVIAASIGSMLMETEKLDTEMKEVRLRMADHDIKAIDREAHFFMEQATNSFSPGLPVVMKGISNYGTEASKLIYYEPYAASTSAAFLRHFITEKKSVISCLSRESHLFDLSAVVSGSWRDLAESLNVSKSDIETVELEVHTKREQAYMMLCKWQSKFGDNAKIEMVKEKMQHIEEKKKAEAIDIFPIQLREEQQFCGRKMQLTSLANTLWVGKPPDVSTALVFSCVVVKGMGGVGKSSLIAKYALLWKHLYSDGVLYFNAESWATLTSSVICNLSVLCLTSVACRQSQFENISKNSLEVNNEVLLDYVNKHHKMLLIYDGADDLSFLPEVLPRSSSLVHVLITTRCDDCSALQQVSAVVPLGCLEDEDAVSALSKWSGRQPSTSQETAAITKLAIEPPIEKLPIALAHAGTYVRKARLSYDEYYKLLKREEVKLEALALDLNKLLHYFNASSLHEELLLARLSQPADLKILTDMDVDRLDMRETDKNVVKNMREFLSSSHVHLTWQMDIDLVKRDNPKALSLLEYASFLSSRDIPTKLVCPLVFDAAAKYEYSLCVSTLSSHSLVEFHETEEGYTLNIHPLVQATVLERIKQQPNETERKLTVLCKHLLTQVPDREIDLLSFSADGPYQLVSHLFSLANNVLLAGIGTVACLELAVRACRSSVFYQSAEMSYSLIEKTDNLLHQCHCCSDKDKLIYLIKVKAMLSTVHFQSMKVEKAFTVAQETKKMIDDLEPDEKSKVYTQQRDVLWIAYQICEQQNNVIAALLEKSELEINKANGSDGRPAEALKLAEEALRAVQSLPSSSKNLVEICKSQLARCYRKLGKTEMCLELQKEIMEIRKETYSNLCRSLHEVARDSVHAVIGVRNSAEATEWRKAALYDQQQQQQQQQQQQQQQQQQQQQQQQQQQQQQQQQPNLRRSLPEVERAFLNPIIRLRNLAETTEWRKAVLYGQQQQQFLMDICDLLSEIAGQEQ; translated from the exons ATGGCTAAACGAGATTATTTTGATGTGTTAATTGTTTGCCCCCGGGAATCAGAGCTGCAGGCTGCACTTGAGGTCTTTCAACCCGACCCCAAAAGAAGCAGCACGTTTGAAGGAGCTTACAGTGATCTTCCTTACAACATCCGTTTATGTCGTGGATGGAACGGTTTGCCATTGTCTATTGCCATGGTAGCTCAAGTTGAATGTGGTGGCATTGAAACCATGAAGCTTGTTGCCGACTTGGCAAAGGATTTCGCTGTTGGCTTGATTGCAATGACGGGCACTTGTTCAGGAGAAGAAGACAGGAACAGAGGAATAAAGTATGGTACAGTTGTTGTGGCAAAGAGAACAGCAACAGAATGCGAGGGGTCAAAGAAGGCAGACGGAACTGTTCAATCTCATCCTCGCAACATAAAATTGAGCAAAACGCTGCTTCCATCATTGAATGAGCTTGTCCAGACAAGAGAGAATCGCAAGTGGTTGTCGTATGTTCCTGCTGAATTATATCGTCCTAGTCCACGATATGTAAAGGACTTGTTGTTGGAGTGTGTTATTAACAAACAGCCAATTGCGAAGAAGATGCTTCTAACAAATGTGGTGGACAAGCTTCCAACCCTCACTAAAGTCAACATCAACGAGACTTTGGAGAATATGCAGAAACAGCAAGAACCATTGGTGTATGCAGAACGTAGAACTCGAGAATACAAGTCAACTACAGCGGGGGAGCTGTATCCTCATGACCAAGTCGAATTTCCTTGTGAAGACAATACCATTACTGTTATAGCTGCATCAATAGGATCTATGTTAATGGAGACTGAGAAACTTGACACAGAAATGAAAGAAGTGAGGCTGCGTATGGCAGATCACGACATCAAAGCTATTGATAGAGAAGCTCATTTCTTTATggaacaagcaacaaacagctTCAGCCCAGGATTGCCAGTTGTGATGAAAGGAATATCTAATTATGGTACCGAGGCCAGCAAGCTGATCTATTATGAACCTTATGCTGCTTCTACGTCAGCTGCATTTCTGAGGCATTTTATCACTGAAAAGAAGTCTGTCATCA GTTGTTTGTCAAGGGAAAGTCATCTGTTTGATTTGTCTGCTGTTGTGAGTGGCAGTTGGCGTGATTTAGCTGAAAGTCTTAACGTCAGCAAGTCTGATATTGAGACGGTAGAATTGGAGGTTCATACGAAGAGAGAGCAAGCGTACATGATGCTGTGCAAATGGCAGTCCAAGTTTGGAGACAATGCAAAGATAGAGATGGTTAAAGAGAAGATGCAACACattgaagaaaagaagaaggcTGAAGCTATTGACA TTTTTCCTATTCAGCTAAGGGAAGAACAACAATTTTGTGGGCGCAAGATGCAATTGACAAGTTTGGCCAACACACTGTGGGTAGGAAAACCTCCAGATGTGTCTACGGCATTGGTGTTTAGTTGTGTG GTGGTTAAAGGAATGGGTGGAGTGGGGAAATCATCTTTGATTGCTAAATATGCGTTGCTATGGAAACACTTGTATAGTGATGGAGTGCTGTATTTTAATGCAGAATCGTGGGCGACACTTACAAGCTCAGTCATATGCAAT CTCTCAGTGTTGTGTCTAACTTCCGTTGCATGTCGACAAAGTCAATTTGAAAACATCAGCAAGAATTCGTTAGAAGTTAACAATGAAGTGCTGCTTGATTACGTCAACAAGCATCACAAAATGCTGTTGATTTATGATGGTGCAGATGATCTCTCTTTCTTGCCTGAAGTTCTTCCCCGCTCGTCTTCTCTTGTTCATGTGTTGATCACAACTCGATGTGATGATTGTTCAGCGTTGCAGCAAGTAAGTGCTGTTGTCCCTCTTGGTTGTTTGGAAGATGAAGATGCTGTTTCAGCTCTATCCAAATGGTCTGGTCGCCAACCATCTACCAGTCAAGAAACAGCAGCAATAACTAAGTTAGCAATCGAGCCTCCCATAGAAAAGCTACCAATTGCTCTTGCTCATGCAGGCACCTATGTGAGAAAGGCTCGTCTTAGTTATGATGAATATTACAAATTGTTGAAAAGAGAAGAAGTGAAACTTGAGGCATTGGCATTGGATCTGAACAAGTTATTGCATTACTTCAATGCTAGTAGTCTACATGAAGAACTTTTGCTAGCTCGTTTGAGTCAGCCTGCTGATTTGAAAATTTTGACCGACATGGATGTTGATAGATTGGATATGAGAGAAACTGACAAAAATGTAGTTAAAAATATGAGAGAGTTTTTGTCTTCCAGTCATGTTCACCTCACATGGCAGATGGACATTGACTTGGTTAAACGAGATAATCCAAAAGCATTGTCACTTCTTGAATATGCATCCTTTTTGTCGTCAAGGGACATTCCAACAAAACTAGTTTGTCCTCTTGTATTTGATGCTGCTGCCAAGTATGAgtacagtttgtgtgtctcaaCTTTGTCTTCGCACAGCTTAGTTGAATTTCATGAAACAGAAGAAGGCTACACTTTAAATATTCATCCATTAGTACAGGCGACGGTGTTAGAACGCATCAAACAGCAACCCAATGAGACTGAACGTAAACTAACTGTGCTATGCAAACATTTGCTGACTCAAGTACCTGATCGTGAAATTGACTTGTTGTCGTTCTCAGCTGATGGACCATATCAACTTGTTTCTCACTTGTTTTCTTTGGCTAACAATGTGTTGTTAGCTGGTATCGGGACTGTGGCTTGCTTAGAGCTAGCTGTTCGAGCATGTCGCTCTTCTGTATTTTATCAGTCAGCTGAGATGTCTTACTCTTTGATTGAAAAAACGGATAACCTTCTACACCAGTGTCACTGTTGTTCAGACAAGGACAAATTGATTTACTTAATAAAAG TTAAAGCTATGCTAAGCACTGTCCATTTCCAGTCGATGAAAGTAGAAAAAGCGTTCACAGTGGCACAGGAAACAAAAAAGATGATTGACGATTTAGAACCGGACGAGAAGAGCAAAGTGTATACACAACAAAGAGATG TGCTGTGGATTGCCTATCAAATCTGTGAACAACAAAACAACGTTATAGCAG CTCTGCTAGAGAAGTCAGAGTTGGAGATTAATAAAGCTAATGGATCAGATGGCAGACCTGCTGAAGCATTGAAATTAGCAGAGGAAGCTTTACGTGCAGTTCAGTCTCTACCAAGTTCATCAAAAAATTTGGTTGAAATTT GCAAAAGCCAATTGGCTAGGTGCTATAGGAAATTAGGAAAAACCGAGATGTGCTTAGAACTCCAGAAAGAAATAATGGAAATTCGGAAAGAAACATATTCGAATCTATGTAGATCTCTACATGAAG TAGCAAGAGATTCTGTGCACGCTGTTATTGGAGTACGCAATTCAGCTGAGGCGACGGAGTGGCGCAAAGCAGCATTATAtgatcagcagcagcagcagcagcagcagcagcagcagcagcagcagcagcagcagcagcagcagcagcagcagcagcagcagcagcagcagcagcagcagcagccgaATTTACGTAGATCTCTACCTGAAG TAGAAAGAGCATTTTTGAACCCTATTATTAGATTACGCAATTTAGCTGAGACGACGGAGTGGCGCAAAGCAGTATTATATggtcagcagcagcagca GTTTTTGATGGATATATGTGATCTTCTTTCAGAAATAGCAGGTCAGGAAcaataa
- the LOC134184917 gene encoding conditioned medium factor-like, which translates to MGSPSEFPQHVIPSPYDSAVSSLSYMPPWASFQSGNPYVATFEVDVVDYVTVAIVTESASDFQSMKMVVSDPNRNEVTPTFQTNESLGMDGLTYPTLTMAFVQPMAGQWCIVISTSCSDVKQAAVLIGYSGSLIWHSSLDTHQLLTGDTINVYAVATDKAGLLGRESGQMPKSMENAIVEDATVTLFNPNDTTSVRKMEPSLTNNSDTGKTLLLTIEPTVAGTYRMWTTVSGELMIRDKPVKFQRSSWMTFCVVDKSLRLTGKAHIHRDHLPLLSHSSMSSSCQKPHFWVAISVVPEASVNKVYRVYGQVWGKHLIFGSDVPVAWVSGMSDVSYDDTLGNIVSLRLDVEWLLKAWAFPPYSLRQVRIEEVDSFITVSSAENMKIEVSESLSNEVKHIVSINGSQLEMCTLQSNYPLPNSLKRFDENGGKLILVHGYCAQKGSFPESDFTDFAYFEDYQQSRSTDEFARLIQEFGDQFDSFGLAAHSQGGIASLHLYTYYESGLDKATGERLIQSIGTPYRGSPLAELLAAIGKLIGIGCGSNPDLSYDSMERWLAAIPADMQQAVHVYTTQYKTGGLINYCLLPSNLILSWPNDGVVEIKKTELPHGQPAGHREGECHTTGMNWPPQTRNPERNEEINRLAAR; encoded by the exons ATGGGTTCACCAAGCGAATTCCCGCAGCACGTCATTCCGTCTCCTTACGACTCTGCCGTCAGTTCATTGTCCTACATGCCACCCTGGGCTTCGTTTCAGTCTGGAAATCCGTACGTGGCCACATTTGAGGTCGACGTTGTTGACTACGTAACGGTTGCCATAGTCACTGAAAGTGCATCGGACTTTCAATCAATGAAAATGGTGGTTAGCGACCCGAACAGAAACGAGGTAACGCCCACGTTTCAAACGAACGAGTCACTAGGAATGGATGGACTCACTTATCCGACGCTAACAATGGCATTTGTACAACCGATGGCAGGACAGTGGTGTATTGTGATATCAACCAGTTGCTCTGACGTCAAACAGGCTGCAGTGCTCATCGGTTATTCGGGATCACTGATATGGCATTCGTCTCTCGATACTCATCAGCTATTGACAGGTGACACAATCAATGTCTACGCTGTTGCAACAGACAAAGCAGGATTATTAGGAAGAGAATCAGGACAAATGCCAAAGTCAATGGAAAATGCAATCGTAGAAGACGCTACTGTGACTCTGTTTAATCCCAATGATACAACCAGCGTGAGAAAGATGGAGCCAAGTTTGACCAATAACAGTGACACTGGAAAAACACTTCTGTTGACCATAGAGCCCACCGTCGCAGGAACGTACAGGATGTGGACAACTGTTTCTGGAGAACTCATGATTAGGGACAAGCCAGTTAAGTTTCAGCGGTCGTCGTGGATGacgttttgtgttgttgacaagtCACTAAGACTTACTGGAAAGGCACATATTCATAGAGACCACTTGCCTCTTCTGTCACATTCAAGTATGTCCTCCAGTTGTCAGAAACCACATTTCTGGGTAGCGATATCTGTTGTACCTGAGGCATCTGTGAACAAGGTTTACAGAGTGTACGGTCAAGTGTGGGGCAAGCATTTGATATTTGGGTCTGACGTTCCTGTTGCTTGGGTTAGTGGAATGTCTGATGTATCCTATGATGATACACTTGGTAACATTGTGTCGCTTCGTTTGGATGTGGAATGGTTATTAAAGGCTTGGGCATTCCCTCCATATTCTCTTCGGCAAGTCAGAATCGAGGAGGTTGACAGTTTTATTACGGTATCCAGTGCAGAGAATATGAAAATAGAAGTGTCTGAGAGTCTGTCAAATGAAGTCAAGCATATTGTCTCTATAAACGGATCACAGCTCGAGATGTGCACACTTCAGTCGAACTATCCTTTGCCAAACAGCTTAAAGAGATTTGATGAAAATGGAGGAAAGCTTATTTTAGTCCACGGTTATTGTGCTCAAAAAGGATCATTTCCAGAGTCTGACTTTACAGACTTTGCATACTTTGAAGATTACCAGCAATCACGATCGACTGATGAGTTTGCTCGTCTTATTCAAGAATTTGGAGATCAATTTGACTCGTTTGGACTTGCAGCACACTCACAAGGAGGCATAGCATCTCTTCACTTGTATACCTATTATGAAAGTGGGTTGGATAAAGCG ACTGGTGAGCGGTTAATTCAATCAATTGGCACACCATACCGTGGTTCCCCTCTTGCAGAGCTGCTGGCCGCTATTGGAAAGCTGATTGGCATTGGTTGTGGATCCAACCCAGATTTGTCCTATGACAGTATGGAACGCTGGCTAGCAGCTATTCCTGCAGATATGCAGCAAGCTGTACATGTCTACACGACGCAG TACAAGACTGGAGGTTTGATCAACTACTGTCTATTGCCCAGCAACTTGATTTTGTCCTGGCCTAACGATGGCGTAGTTGAGATAAAAAAGACGGAGTTACCTCATGGACAGCCTGCTGGTCACAGAGAAGGTGAGTGTCACACAACTGGTATGAACTGGCCGCCGCAAACACGAAATCCTGAAAGAAACGAGGAAATTAATAGACTGGCTGCACGCTGA